In Polaribacter sp. L3A8, a genomic segment contains:
- a CDS encoding IS256 family transposase — translation MRPEDLLNDDFLKQFNNGSELTSFIEQLHKRGVEKILEGELDAHLDYDKHQKSKANNLRNGYTKKKLKTTLGETEIQVPRDRNSSFNPMIIKKRQSTADGVENVIISLYAKGMSNIDIEEQIRELYNFNVSTSTISRITDAITTDVIAWKNRPLETTYLIVWMDGIVFKVRENSKVINKTIYIAVGLRTDGKKEVLGLWLGKNESSAFWMSVLTDIKARGTQDILITATDNLNGFTDTIKTIFPNSTTQICVVHQIRNSCRYVVWKDKKAFTKDMKQIYTAPTKEAARAALKDFKTKWESKYSYAIRSWENNWDELTVFFDFPVEIRTIIYTTNLIENLNGKIRKYTKNKLSFPTDDAVMKSVYLAVRESTKKWKMPIRNWGIILNQFLAIFENRIKL, via the coding sequence ATGAGACCAGAAGATTTATTAAACGATGATTTTTTAAAACAATTTAACAACGGATCAGAGCTAACCAGCTTCATCGAACAACTTCACAAACGAGGAGTTGAAAAGATTTTAGAAGGCGAACTCGATGCTCATTTAGATTATGATAAACATCAAAAAAGTAAAGCAAATAACTTACGAAATGGCTACACTAAAAAGAAGCTAAAAACTACTTTAGGGGAGACAGAAATACAAGTGCCAAGAGATCGTAATAGTTCTTTTAATCCAATGATTATAAAGAAAAGACAAAGTACTGCGGATGGTGTCGAAAATGTTATTATCTCATTGTATGCCAAAGGGATGAGCAATATTGATATCGAAGAACAAATCCGAGAACTCTATAATTTTAATGTATCTACTTCCACAATTTCAAGAATAACTGACGCTATCACCACTGATGTTATCGCTTGGAAAAATAGACCATTAGAGACTACTTATTTAATTGTTTGGATGGATGGAATTGTTTTTAAAGTACGAGAAAACTCTAAAGTAATTAACAAAACCATTTACATTGCTGTTGGGCTTAGAACAGATGGCAAAAAAGAAGTTTTAGGTTTGTGGTTGGGTAAAAATGAATCTTCTGCTTTCTGGATGAGTGTTTTAACTGATATAAAAGCCAGAGGAACTCAAGATATACTGATTACTGCAACCGATAATTTAAACGGTTTTACAGACACTATAAAAACCATTTTCCCGAATTCAACTACTCAAATTTGTGTAGTTCATCAAATTAGAAACTCTTGTCGCTATGTTGTTTGGAAAGATAAAAAAGCCTTTACAAAAGATATGAAACAAATCTATACAGCTCCAACAAAAGAAGCTGCAAGAGCTGCCTTAAAAGACTTTAAAACCAAATGGGAATCTAAATATTCTTACGCCATTAGAAGTTGGGAGAATAACTGGGATGAACTTACCGTATTCTTTGATTTTCCAGTGGAAATTAGAACTATTATTTATACCACAAATTTAATAGAAAATCTAAACGGAAAAATTAGAAAATACACCAAAAATAAACTCTCTTTTCCAACTGATGATGCAGTGATGAAATCTGTATATTTAGCAGTAAGAGAAAGCACTAAAAAATGGAAAATGCCAATTAGAAATTGGGGAATTATTCTAAACCAATTTTTAGCTATATTTGAAAACAGGATTAAACTATAA
- the cobN gene encoding cobaltochelatase subunit CobN: MHLISTIPGGWNPNDEGVFYIDQSPGDIVFLSSADSDLFMMNNAYKLIYNSVENPPSFRFANLSYFKQELTIDTYVDEVISSAKIVVLKLLGGKGYYNYLCEALTECCEENDIQLVFLPGDNKPDLELMQSSNIPLKEVDLIWKYIQSGGIENCQAALQLISNRITDIKVTPNAIKTIPDLFLYHPDEGIYNASTLPQEKKQAIIFGYRSYYLSNNLAPVHSIINALEVQGISAIALMAAGYREQDIQQQIFDLLKSHHIEKPQVIINTTGFSVQGFHDTTQSLFEVFNVPVIQAIMGSCNRESWLEGTFGLPPTDIAMNIALPEVDGKIIAKVISFKESIEKDVLTDSEVVSYVPNIEGCEFVAQMAKAWINLQQKTNSTKKIALVLPNYPNKNSRLANGVGLDTPQSTLQILAQLADENYSLATDYPKTTKELINKLTNAVTNDLETINTLNERQTIKLDAGIFYKYYNQLSDELRDKVEKKWGNPEKSPNYKEGHFLIPGFVSDNVLISIQPSRGYNLDLQASYHSPDLPPTPAYLAYYIWLQHDFKADALVHIGKHGNLEWLPGKSVALSKETCFPAAILGAIPHFYPFIINDPGEGTQAKRRNQAIILDHLIPPMTRAENYGDLLKLELLIDEFYESALVDKKRASLIKIKIENLVNESHLKSDLNEDGKDIDALLEVIDGYLCELKESQIRGGLHILGRLPTDEKLVDLIVALHRLPQGNLKGITQCLADDLQLDFDPINVVYSDSFDKEIFGIHCRTFGQAVELLENKAKNIVHQLLNGNPIHKIGDDTSQIIKYILQHTVPVLQKTSNEIGNLIKGLNGQYIPAGGSGAPTRGRLDILPTGRNFYSVDVRTVPSETAYQLGQKSAQNIIDRYLQENGEYPTSIGLSVWGTSTMRTSGDDIAQALALIGVKPVWQGSNRRVKDFKVLSTLELRRPRVDVMLRISGFFRDAFPDLISLFNAAIEKVAELDETDEQNPIKKRVDEEKKQWQEEGLDDKQANERALYRVFGSKPGAYGAGLQGLIDGKNWTTSDDLAQAYINWSGYAYYGKKNSGKSAHETFKKRLSSIEVVMQNQDNREHDILDSDDYYQFQGGMTAAVNTIKGSQPETYFGDHSRPDNPKIKSLKEELLKVFRSRVVNPKWMQGMRDHGYKGAFEMAATMDYLFAYDATTNLIEDFMYEQITETYLFDDENKAFIEEHNPWALKDMSERMLEAIQRGMWENPSEETIEDLKAIYKKSDAVME; the protein is encoded by the coding sequence GTGCATTTAATTTCTACCATACCAGGCGGCTGGAACCCAAATGATGAGGGTGTTTTTTACATAGATCAATCTCCAGGAGATATTGTTTTTTTATCTTCTGCAGATTCTGATTTATTTATGATGAATAATGCCTACAAATTAATTTATAATTCTGTAGAAAACCCGCCTTCTTTTCGTTTTGCTAACCTTAGTTACTTTAAACAAGAATTAACTATAGATACCTATGTTGATGAAGTGATTTCGTCTGCTAAAATTGTGGTGCTAAAACTTTTGGGAGGAAAAGGGTATTACAATTACTTATGTGAAGCGCTTACTGAATGTTGTGAAGAAAACGATATTCAGTTAGTGTTTTTACCAGGTGATAATAAACCCGATTTAGAGTTGATGCAATCTTCTAACATCCCGTTAAAAGAGGTAGATTTAATTTGGAAATACATTCAGTCTGGAGGTATTGAAAATTGCCAAGCGGCTTTGCAATTAATTAGCAATAGAATTACAGATATAAAGGTAACTCCGAATGCTATTAAAACCATTCCCGATTTATTTTTGTATCACCCTGATGAAGGAATTTACAATGCATCAACCTTACCACAAGAAAAAAAACAAGCTATTATTTTCGGTTATAGAAGTTATTATTTATCTAATAATTTAGCTCCAGTACATAGTATTATTAACGCCTTAGAAGTACAAGGTATCTCTGCTATTGCCTTAATGGCTGCTGGATATCGTGAACAAGATATTCAACAACAAATTTTCGATTTATTAAAATCGCATCACATAGAAAAACCGCAAGTAATTATAAATACAACTGGTTTTAGTGTGCAAGGATTTCATGATACAACACAAAGTTTATTTGAAGTATTTAATGTGCCTGTTATACAAGCCATCATGGGAAGTTGCAATCGTGAAAGTTGGCTAGAAGGTACTTTTGGATTACCGCCTACAGATATTGCCATGAATATTGCTTTGCCTGAAGTTGATGGTAAAATTATAGCAAAAGTAATATCCTTTAAAGAATCTATAGAAAAAGATGTTTTAACAGACTCTGAAGTAGTTTCTTATGTACCTAACATCGAAGGTTGTGAGTTTGTGGCACAAATGGCAAAAGCTTGGATAAACTTACAACAGAAAACTAACTCAACAAAGAAAATCGCCTTAGTTTTACCCAATTATCCTAATAAAAATAGTCGGTTAGCAAATGGTGTTGGTTTAGATACGCCGCAAAGCACCTTGCAAATACTAGCACAATTGGCAGATGAGAATTATAGCTTAGCAACTGATTATCCAAAAACCACTAAGGAACTAATCAATAAATTAACCAATGCTGTTACGAATGATTTAGAAACGATAAATACCTTAAATGAAAGGCAAACCATTAAGTTAGATGCTGGTATATTTTATAAATATTATAACCAATTATCTGACGAACTTCGTGATAAAGTAGAAAAAAAATGGGGAAATCCTGAAAAATCACCTAATTACAAAGAAGGTCATTTTTTAATTCCTGGTTTTGTTTCTGATAATGTATTGATAAGTATTCAACCAAGTAGAGGGTATAATTTAGATTTACAAGCCAGTTATCATTCACCCGACTTGCCTCCTACTCCAGCCTATTTAGCGTATTATATTTGGTTACAACACGATTTTAAAGCAGATGCTTTAGTACATATTGGTAAACATGGAAATTTAGAATGGTTGCCAGGAAAAAGTGTTGCGTTAAGTAAAGAAACTTGTTTTCCTGCTGCAATATTAGGAGCCATTCCTCATTTTTATCCTTTTATTATTAATGACCCTGGAGAAGGAACACAGGCTAAAAGAAGAAATCAAGCTATTATATTAGACCATTTAATTCCGCCAATGACAAGAGCAGAAAATTATGGGGATCTTTTAAAGTTAGAATTATTAATTGATGAGTTTTACGAGTCTGCTTTAGTTGATAAAAAAAGAGCTTCATTAATTAAAATAAAAATTGAAAACCTTGTAAATGAAAGTCACCTTAAATCTGATTTAAACGAAGACGGAAAAGATATTGATGCTTTATTAGAAGTGATTGATGGGTATTTATGCGAGCTAAAAGAATCTCAAATTAGAGGTGGTTTACATATTTTAGGAAGATTGCCAACCGATGAAAAATTAGTAGACTTAATTGTTGCCTTACATCGTTTACCACAAGGAAACTTAAAAGGAATCACCCAATGTTTAGCGGATGATTTACAACTCGATTTCGATCCTATAAATGTGGTGTATTCTGATTCTTTTGATAAAGAAATATTTGGTATTCATTGCAGAACCTTCGGTCAAGCAGTTGAACTACTCGAAAACAAAGCTAAGAATATCGTTCATCAATTGTTAAATGGAAATCCTATTCATAAAATTGGTGATGATACCTCACAAATTATAAAATACATACTACAACACACCGTACCTGTTTTACAAAAAACTTCTAACGAAATTGGTAATTTAATTAAAGGTTTAAACGGACAATATATTCCCGCTGGTGGCTCTGGTGCGCCAACAAGAGGTCGCTTAGATATTTTACCTACAGGACGAAATTTTTATTCTGTGGATGTGCGCACGGTTCCGTCTGAAACGGCTTATCAATTAGGTCAAAAAAGTGCCCAAAATATTATTGATCGTTATTTACAAGAAAACGGAGAATACCCAACTTCTATTGGTTTATCTGTATGGGGAACCTCTACCATGCGAACTAGTGGAGACGATATTGCACAAGCCTTGGCTTTAATTGGCGTAAAACCCGTTTGGCAAGGAAGTAACCGTAGAGTTAAAGATTTTAAAGTACTCTCTACCTTAGAACTTAGAAGACCTCGTGTAGATGTAATGTTGCGTATTTCTGGATTTTTTAGAGATGCTTTTCCGGATTTAATTTCGCTGTTTAATGCCGCTATTGAAAAAGTAGCAGAATTGGATGAAACAGATGAGCAGAACCCTATAAAAAAACGTGTAGATGAAGAAAAAAAGCAATGGCAAGAAGAAGGCTTGGACGACAAACAAGCTAATGAAAGAGCTTTGTACAGAGTTTTTGGTTCGAAACCTGGTGCTTATGGAGCTGGATTACAAGGATTAATTGATGGTAAAAACTGGACTACTTCTGATGATTTAGCTCAGGCATACATTAACTGGAGTGGTTATGCCTATTATGGTAAAAAAAATAGCGGAAAATCTGCTCACGAAACCTTTAAAAAACGATTGTCTTCTATAGAAGTCGTAATGCAAAACCAAGATAATAGAGAACATGATATTTTAGATTCTGATGATTATTATCAATTTCAGGGAGGAATGACAGCAGCTGTGAATACCATAAAAGGTTCACAACCTGAAACGTATTTTGGAGATCACTCTCGCCCCGATAATCCGAAAATTAAATCTTTAAAAGAGGAATTATTAAAAGTATTTAGATCGAGAGTTGTAAATCCGAAATGGATGCAAGGGATGCGAGATCACGGTTATAAAGGTGCTTTTGAAATGGCCGCTACAATGGATTATCTTTTTGCGTATGATGCTACTACCAATTTAATAGAAGATTTTATGTACGAACAAATTACCGAAACTTATTTGTTTGATGATGAAAATAAAGCTTTTATAGAGGAGCATAATCCTTGGGCATTGAAAGATATGTCTGAACGTATGTTAGAAGCTATTCAAAGAGGTATGTGGGAAAATCCATCTGAAGAAACTATAGAAGATTTAAAGGCCATTTATAAAAAATCGGATGCTGTTATGGAGTAA